A single Pedobacter sp. PACM 27299 DNA region contains:
- a CDS encoding glycosyltransferase yields the protein MQLFAPIALFVYNRPQHTERTIKFLQQNQLAAESRLFVFSDGFKSAEDQAKVMEVRELLKSIDGFKSVEIIERPENMGLANSVIAGVSRLVKDYQQVIVMEDDLITSPFTLTYFNEALSRYREEEKVMHIGAYMYPLKENNLPESFFYRAATSWGWATWERAWQHFEPNIDTLMGQFDAKKKSEFSIEHKMNFWKQMQDFKNGKNNSWAIRWYASIFLKGGLTLNPSQSLVNNIGHDGTGIHSGINDIYNVIINPKPIQHFPTEIKENKAAYETIKSFLSTRKGSLWERIKRYVKQRLG from the coding sequence ATGCAGCTTTTTGCACCTATTGCTTTATTCGTTTATAACCGTCCGCAGCATACGGAACGTACTATTAAGTTTTTGCAGCAGAATCAACTGGCGGCAGAAAGCAGGTTATTCGTATTTTCTGATGGATTTAAATCCGCGGAAGACCAGGCAAAGGTGATGGAGGTTCGCGAGCTGCTGAAAAGCATTGATGGGTTCAAATCTGTGGAAATCATTGAGCGTCCGGAAAACATGGGACTGGCCAATTCGGTCATCGCTGGTGTCAGCCGACTGGTAAAAGACTACCAGCAGGTGATTGTGATGGAAGATGACCTGATCACTTCCCCTTTTACCCTGACCTATTTTAATGAGGCCTTAAGCCGCTACCGCGAAGAAGAAAAGGTGATGCATATCGGGGCTTACATGTATCCTTTAAAAGAGAATAATCTTCCTGAATCATTTTTCTATCGAGCGGCGACAAGCTGGGGATGGGCGACCTGGGAGCGTGCATGGCAGCATTTTGAACCAAATATCGACACTTTAATGGGTCAGTTTGATGCGAAAAAGAAGTCAGAGTTTTCTATTGAACATAAAATGAACTTCTGGAAGCAGATGCAGGATTTTAAAAATGGAAAGAATAACTCCTGGGCGATCCGATGGTATGCTTCCATCTTTTTAAAAGGCGGATTAACCTTGAACCCTTCCCAATCATTAGTGAACAATATTGGCCATGATGGAACCGGAATCCATTCCGGGATCAACGATATTTATAATGTGATCATTAACCCTAAGCCGATTCAGCATTTTCCAACGGAAATTAAGGAGAACAAAGCCGCTTACGAGACCATTAAAAGCTTCTTGTCTACACGTAAAGGTAGTTTATGGGAAAGGATCAAAAGATACGTTAAACAGCGTTTGGGCTAG
- a CDS encoding flippase, whose protein sequence is MKIPSIPGFDQGAIEKYAKNAGWLMIARVGSMGIKIVASIAVGNYLGPEVFGVYNYPLAFITFFIAAAALGLDGFVTRELLRFPEKKNELLGTAFTLKLIGGIAVLPLIYLAYHFAVDMTTVDAPLSYIMVVGFTGVVQAFNIIDSYFQSRAQGKFIMAVQVMGNLLSAGFKLLLIVLGMSLNWFIAALLFDVIALALGYVYIYQKEGGSIFEWKFESPLARFLLKHSWPMAFSAILISIYMKIDTLMIQGYLGSAQQGIYATVAQFSEAWYFIPVAIVTAVFPAIMNAKRDDPERYQRRMQNMYDLMVWISLSIALFMTFASPLIYRILYTPDYWPAAHVLSVHIWAGVFTFLGTASGQFLIAEGYTKLSMVRTGAGAIINIVLNILWIPEYGIMGAAVATLIAYASSNFMILFIPKTRQQGIMMLKSLFLITLFEKVKNRPSGVK, encoded by the coding sequence ATGAAAATCCCAAGTATTCCTGGTTTTGACCAGGGAGCGATAGAGAAATACGCAAAAAATGCAGGCTGGCTGATGATTGCCCGTGTGGGCAGTATGGGCATAAAAATAGTGGCCAGCATAGCTGTCGGGAATTATTTAGGTCCAGAAGTATTCGGAGTTTACAATTACCCACTTGCATTTATTACGTTTTTCATTGCCGCAGCGGCTTTGGGATTAGACGGTTTTGTAACCAGGGAGCTCCTGCGTTTCCCGGAAAAGAAAAACGAATTACTCGGCACAGCTTTTACTCTGAAACTTATTGGTGGTATCGCTGTGCTCCCACTGATTTATCTCGCTTATCATTTTGCGGTAGACATGACCACCGTAGACGCGCCATTGTCTTATATTATGGTGGTCGGTTTTACGGGGGTTGTTCAGGCATTTAATATCATTGACAGTTATTTTCAGTCCAGGGCCCAGGGGAAATTTATAATGGCTGTGCAGGTGATGGGAAACCTGTTATCTGCAGGTTTCAAATTGCTATTGATTGTACTGGGCATGAGCCTGAATTGGTTTATCGCTGCCTTACTGTTTGATGTGATTGCATTGGCGCTTGGTTATGTGTATATATACCAAAAGGAAGGAGGATCTATATTTGAATGGAAGTTTGAAAGTCCTTTAGCACGTTTTCTACTAAAACATTCCTGGCCAATGGCATTTTCGGCCATCCTGATTTCCATCTACATGAAGATAGATACGCTGATGATCCAGGGATATTTAGGTTCTGCACAGCAAGGAATCTATGCCACAGTGGCCCAGTTTTCTGAAGCCTGGTACTTTATCCCTGTAGCCATTGTAACGGCCGTTTTTCCAGCCATTATGAATGCAAAAAGAGATGACCCGGAAAGGTATCAGCGAAGAATGCAGAACATGTACGATTTAATGGTCTGGATCAGCCTCAGCATCGCACTTTTCATGACCTTTGCTTCTCCCCTTATTTACAGAATATTGTATACTCCTGACTACTGGCCTGCAGCGCATGTATTGTCAGTACATATCTGGGCAGGGGTTTTTACTTTCCTTGGTACTGCCAGCGGACAATTCCTCATTGCAGAAGGTTATACCAAACTTTCCATGGTTCGCACTGGTGCTGGAGCGATCATCAACATTGTTTTAAACATCCTGTGGATTCCAGAATATGGGATTATGGGTGCCGCAGTGGCGACATTAATTGCCTATGCGAGTTCAAATTTCATGATTTTATTCATTCCAAAAACAAGGCAGCAAGGCATTATGATGCTCAAATCTTTATTCCTCATCACGCTGTTTGAAAAGGTCAAAAACAGGCCTTCTGGAGTTAAGTAA
- a CDS encoding class I SAM-dependent methyltransferase encodes MAIITEDIVASYNDFYTDSDVEWRMLGAKSKAKNLIAVCQGIQPKKILEVGAGDGSILHYLNEWNFGTELYALEIADSGVELIRKRNLSKLKEVSRFDGYSIPYPDDSFDLIILAHVLEHVEHERVLLRELKRVAKYVVIEVPLDYRFGVDKRMKHFLDYGHINMYTPTLIRFLLQSEGFVIEADKTTLTPIDTIKFCEFKVKKTPKTILTTLKIELEHRIKNILGTILGKNKREQFGNAYTVLTKKSNQNLEIF; translated from the coding sequence ATGGCCATCATCACAGAAGATATCGTCGCTTCTTACAACGACTTTTACACCGATAGCGATGTAGAATGGCGTATGCTTGGTGCAAAATCCAAAGCAAAAAACCTGATCGCGGTGTGTCAGGGAATTCAGCCAAAGAAGATATTGGAAGTAGGTGCGGGAGATGGCAGTATATTACATTACTTAAACGAGTGGAACTTTGGCACGGAGCTTTATGCGCTAGAAATAGCGGATAGTGGTGTTGAGCTGATCAGAAAGCGCAATTTGAGTAAATTAAAGGAGGTCAGCCGTTTCGATGGCTATAGTATTCCCTATCCGGACGACAGCTTTGACCTCATCATTCTTGCTCATGTACTGGAACATGTGGAGCATGAAAGAGTGCTGTTAAGAGAGCTAAAAAGGGTGGCTAAATATGTGGTCATTGAGGTACCATTAGATTACCGTTTTGGCGTTGACAAAAGAATGAAACACTTCCTGGATTATGGCCATATCAACATGTATACCCCAACATTGATCCGTTTTCTGCTGCAAAGTGAGGGTTTTGTGATCGAAGCGGACAAAACCACCCTTACCCCTATTGACACCATTAAATTCTGCGAATTTAAAGTTAAGAAAACACCAAAAACTATACTGACTACTTTAAAAATAGAGTTGGAACACCGCATTAAAAACATTTTGGGTACTATTCTAGGAAAAAATAAGCGGGAGCAATTTGGGAACGCTTATACTGTGCTCACTAAAAAGTCAAACCAAAACCTCGAGATCTTCTAA
- a CDS encoding DUF7033 domain-containing protein codes for MLKGICLLRIPDDQNPGDKLYLKLHPMKLQVYAPLVSPRIKYIFNFMFSGILGLELEYPKSLAEFSQAEGPKISYGKHPIPNSLFFKSAGLLTDRSIRRQKINTTVFGENQVPFAVEGSTLPFDPFSAAFYFLSRYEEYLPFDDRKDQGYRARLSLQYKLGLLEIPVIDEWAIILKNILHQHFPSLKFPRRNFSFKVAYSLNPEHQSLVRPLKKAFSFINHKIKEQFGGKIKEEQLTKIRQLIKKMEKDGHAAPPEFLLPNTQRRINWQEKLNLPKSYIQLSAKNVAQDYSMYYSDTPGFRAGTCSPFFWYDLQMEKQSQLKIFPFAVSFAGIAGGKKTNKDPMLLLNELMDHVKFVDGSFYSLWQHKVIALA; via the coding sequence ATGTTAAAAGGTATTTGCCTGCTGCGGATTCCTGATGACCAGAATCCAGGTGATAAATTATATTTAAAATTACACCCTATGAAGCTTCAGGTTTATGCCCCATTGGTTAGCCCCCGGATCAAATACATTTTCAATTTCATGTTTAGCGGGATTTTAGGACTGGAGCTGGAATATCCGAAAAGTTTAGCGGAATTTTCCCAGGCGGAAGGCCCTAAAATTTCTTATGGGAAGCATCCCATTCCAAACAGCTTATTTTTTAAGAGCGCAGGTCTATTGACCGACCGCTCCATCAGGCGCCAAAAAATTAACACCACTGTATTTGGAGAAAACCAGGTTCCATTTGCCGTAGAAGGTAGCACTTTACCTTTTGACCCTTTTTCTGCTGCCTTTTATTTTCTGAGCAGATATGAAGAATACCTGCCCTTTGACGACCGGAAAGACCAGGGTTATCGGGCGCGTTTAAGTCTGCAGTATAAATTGGGACTTTTAGAAATCCCGGTAATTGATGAATGGGCGATCATTTTAAAAAACATCTTACATCAGCACTTTCCATCACTAAAATTCCCAAGAAGGAATTTTAGCTTTAAGGTTGCTTATTCGCTGAACCCGGAACATCAATCGCTGGTCAGGCCACTGAAAAAGGCTTTTAGCTTCATTAATCATAAGATAAAGGAGCAGTTTGGTGGAAAAATAAAAGAAGAACAGCTGACTAAAATCCGTCAGTTGATTAAAAAGATGGAGAAAGATGGCCATGCTGCTCCGCCAGAATTCCTATTGCCAAATACACAGCGGCGTATCAACTGGCAGGAGAAACTGAACCTACCGAAGAGTTATATCCAACTTTCCGCCAAAAATGTAGCCCAGGATTACAGCATGTATTATTCCGATACACCAGGTTTTAGAGCAGGCACCTGCAGCCCCTTTTTCTGGTATGACTTACAAATGGAGAAACAGTCTCAATTGAAAATATTTCCTTTTGCTGTAAGTTTCGCCGGAATTGCCGGTGGAAAGAAAACTAATAAAGACCCTATGCTGTTACTAAATGAACTGATGGACCATGTGAAATTTGTAGATGGCAGTTTTTACAGCCTTTGGCAGCACAAAGTAATCGCCCTTGCGTAA
- a CDS encoding YjjG family noncanonical pyrimidine nucleotidase — MIKHIFFDLDHTIWDFDKNAEETLMELYHHYELAALGLASPEAFIATYTENNHLLWAEYHLGKITKETLRSERFSKTFTQLGVSPELIPLQFEEDYVRLTPIRTNLFEGSKKVLTYLKEKYTLHIISNGFKESTLTKMDKSGLNPYFSNVIISEDVGVNKPDKAIFEYALAKAKATKPESIMIGDSLEADIRGAQDFGIQAIFFNPLRKEKPQDVAWQINHLEELLNHF, encoded by the coding sequence ATGATTAAACATATTTTCTTCGATTTAGACCATACGATTTGGGATTTTGATAAAAATGCCGAGGAAACATTGATGGAATTGTACCATCACTATGAACTTGCGGCATTAGGACTGGCATCCCCGGAAGCCTTCATTGCAACTTACACTGAGAACAACCATTTATTATGGGCAGAATATCATTTAGGAAAGATCACCAAAGAAACCCTGAGATCTGAACGTTTCAGCAAAACTTTTACACAGCTGGGCGTCTCACCAGAACTAATTCCTTTGCAGTTTGAAGAAGACTATGTACGTTTAACCCCTATTAGAACCAACTTATTTGAAGGTTCGAAAAAGGTATTGACCTATCTGAAGGAGAAGTACACACTACATATCATTTCTAACGGGTTTAAAGAGAGTACCCTGACGAAAATGGACAAATCCGGTTTAAATCCATATTTTTCAAATGTGATCATTTCTGAGGATGTGGGGGTGAATAAACCCGACAAAGCCATATTTGAATATGCATTGGCAAAGGCGAAAGCGACAAAACCGGAAAGCATCATGATTGGCGACAGTCTGGAGGCGGATATTCGCGGAGCACAGGATTTCGGAATTCAGGCGATCTTTTTTAATCCATTACGCAAGGAAAAGCCGCAGGACGTAGCCTGGCAGATTAATCACCTGGAAGAATTGTTAAATCATTTTTAA
- a CDS encoding DUF4476 domain-containing protein, producing MKKLLFLFVLFLQSSFIFAQNTRSTSELFIEIPERGNYVVYVDDEFAGSSKGRFRFYEIRNSAPTVVVMKDNAEVFRRRINLPMNARLLAGYTSRGGWRNISTLNLYDRGQYALDNWDRAIFSDRPGPGQIDDRPEIMNADEFKQLLSMISKETWADGQVKLIKIALKSSWITSDQAYDLVRVLKFGGDQLELAKYIYPFISDKRNAMKIGNLFRFPTDKSAFIDFMAKQN from the coding sequence ATGAAAAAACTACTATTTCTCTTTGTGCTGTTCTTGCAGAGCAGCTTTATTTTTGCACAAAATACGCGCAGTACTTCCGAGTTATTCATAGAAATTCCAGAACGGGGAAATTACGTCGTTTATGTAGATGATGAATTTGCCGGATCTTCAAAAGGACGATTCCGTTTTTATGAAATCCGCAATAGCGCTCCTACGGTAGTCGTGATGAAAGACAATGCGGAGGTCTTCCGCAGACGTATCAATTTACCGATGAATGCCCGCTTACTGGCCGGTTACACCAGTCGTGGGGGTTGGAGAAACATCAGCACTTTAAATTTATACGACCGTGGCCAGTACGCATTGGACAACTGGGATCGAGCAATTTTTAGTGACCGACCTGGGCCTGGGCAAATAGATGACAGACCTGAAATCATGAATGCTGATGAATTCAAGCAATTGCTGTCTATGATCAGCAAAGAAACCTGGGCTGATGGTCAGGTAAAATTGATAAAAATAGCTTTGAAGAGTTCATGGATAACTTCAGACCAGGCTTATGATTTGGTGAGGGTATTAAAATTTGGCGGAGACCAATTGGAATTGGCAAAATATATTTATCCTTTCATTTCGGATAAAAGGAATGCCATGAAAATCGGCAATTTATTCCGCTTCCCGACCGACAAATCAGCTTTCATCGACTTTATGGCTAAACAAAATTAG
- a CDS encoding DinB family protein translates to MSTGKDYKKIQQIVLAYQNKLKELEEDRFLETPAIGGWSYSEVYFHIFDSSILSLKQLTCAITGQGEQKPTAFIVKLILFMGSLPPGRKYKAPKRLVERLKKISKTEAVALMDDFVKQLEKDALLLPNADKGLKMPHPRFGYLNAFQWLRFIRIHLNHHLQQLHRIDQSYLR, encoded by the coding sequence ATGAGTACTGGCAAAGACTATAAAAAGATCCAGCAAATCGTGTTGGCTTATCAAAATAAACTAAAGGAGCTGGAAGAAGATCGTTTTCTCGAAACGCCTGCTATTGGCGGCTGGTCCTACAGTGAAGTGTATTTTCATATTTTTGACTCCAGTATCCTTTCTTTAAAGCAATTGACGTGTGCTATTACTGGTCAGGGTGAGCAAAAACCTACTGCTTTTATTGTAAAGCTGATTCTATTTATGGGTAGTCTTCCTCCGGGAAGAAAGTATAAGGCACCGAAAAGGTTGGTAGAAAGACTGAAAAAAATCAGCAAAACGGAGGCTGTGGCTTTAATGGACGACTTTGTAAAGCAACTGGAAAAAGATGCTTTACTACTCCCAAATGCGGATAAAGGCTTGAAAATGCCGCATCCAAGGTTTGGTTATCTGAATGCATTTCAGTGGTTGCGCTTTATTAGAATTCACCTGAACCACCATTTGCAACAATTACATAGGATTGATCAAAGCTACCTACGATAA
- a CDS encoding rhomboid family protein, whose translation MGLSWGYSPKVEKYIPLGDYPADQYLIIAQQVIENLGWKLSHVSESGLIAYTGLSFQSYSEEISIRINFNFAIFKSECVGVQLLFNDYGKNEENLQKFFDEFEYVQFHLKDVWKEKLEQFHEHIASQDDQYFEKAPLAIKNKIKNVLYLFIPRKGYVVTPLLLIANILYYLLIILVFTLQVIKFKGVNLTPFEWKEVGERIFLNLGADSRDAVLNGQVWRLLSHQFIHFSFIHLFCNMYALIYIGLMVENKLGSWKTLAVYLLSGICGGLISVVHYKTGLMGGASGAIMGMFGAFLALLLSNAFEKNANRALLISTLILTAFMLLNGLMGKKTDNSAHFGGVISGFVLGYLLYNPVIFKINLPVYWRTATAFFLVLLLGAGVMRFSPIYQIKEYAKLREKLMSNELAFNEIYSLHQGMSKTEKLELIKKCVLDSWKRNLAIVKRMETMVLLDKDKADLEFRTKKAKRGYELGVMLYQDYQSDDRPLKAKIQRKLDELTHLNQAEREESTVED comes from the coding sequence ATGGGACTAAGCTGGGGCTATTCACCTAAAGTTGAAAAATATATACCGCTAGGAGATTACCCGGCAGACCAGTACCTCATTATTGCACAGCAAGTCATCGAAAACCTGGGCTGGAAGCTAAGTCATGTTTCAGAATCAGGTCTTATTGCCTATACTGGGCTTTCTTTTCAATCCTATAGCGAAGAGATCTCCATCCGCATCAACTTTAACTTCGCCATTTTTAAAAGCGAATGCGTAGGTGTTCAGCTCCTGTTTAATGACTATGGAAAAAATGAAGAGAACCTTCAAAAGTTCTTCGATGAGTTTGAATATGTTCAGTTTCATCTGAAAGATGTCTGGAAAGAAAAACTCGAACAATTTCATGAACATATTGCCAGTCAGGACGACCAGTATTTCGAAAAAGCGCCCTTGGCCATCAAGAATAAGATCAAAAATGTGCTCTACCTGTTTATTCCCAGAAAGGGATATGTAGTCACACCGCTGCTTTTGATCGCTAATATTTTATACTATCTGTTGATTATACTGGTCTTCACGCTCCAGGTCATTAAATTTAAAGGAGTAAATCTAACCCCTTTTGAATGGAAGGAGGTCGGAGAAAGGATTTTTCTAAACCTCGGTGCGGACTCCAGAGATGCGGTACTAAATGGTCAGGTCTGGAGATTACTGAGCCATCAATTCATTCATTTTTCTTTTATTCACCTGTTCTGTAATATGTACGCACTCATTTATATCGGTCTCATGGTGGAGAATAAACTGGGTAGCTGGAAAACATTAGCCGTTTACCTGTTGAGCGGTATTTGTGGTGGACTGATCAGTGTAGTACACTATAAAACAGGCCTTATGGGGGGTGCATCAGGCGCGATTATGGGGATGTTCGGTGCCTTTCTGGCCTTACTACTCAGCAATGCCTTCGAGAAAAATGCCAATAGGGCACTATTAATCAGTACCCTGATCCTGACTGCTTTTATGCTGCTGAATGGATTGATGGGCAAAAAAACAGATAATTCTGCACATTTTGGGGGAGTAATATCTGGATTTGTACTTGGTTACCTCCTTTATAATCCAGTGATTTTCAAAATTAATCTGCCAGTATATTGGAGAACAGCCACTGCCTTCTTCCTGGTATTGCTATTAGGAGCAGGTGTTATGCGGTTTTCACCGATTTATCAAATCAAAGAGTATGCTAAGCTTCGCGAAAAATTGATGAGCAATGAACTGGCATTTAATGAAATCTATAGCCTCCACCAGGGAATGTCTAAAACTGAAAAGTTGGAACTGATCAAAAAATGCGTCCTGGATTCCTGGAAAAGAAACCTCGCAATAGTCAAACGCATGGAAACGATGGTATTATTAGATAAAGATAAGGCTGATCTGGAGTTTAGAACAAAAAAAGCGAAGAGAGGATATGAACTTGGAGTGATGCTCTATCAAGATTACCAATCGGATGATAGGCCTCTGAAGGCTAAAATCCAGCGGAAATTAGATGAACTGACTCATCTAAACCAGGCAGAACGAGAGGAGAGCACTGTCGAAGATTAG
- the uvrB gene encoding excinuclease ABC subunit UvrB yields the protein MKFQLVSDYKPTGDQPNAIRQLVDGVNNEENYQTLLGVTGSGKTFTIANVIEQTQKPTLILSHNKTLAAQLYGEFKQFFPENAVNYFVSYYDYYQPEAFMPSTNTYIEKDLSINEEIEKLRLRTTSALMSGRRDVIVVSSISCIYGMGNPEDFSRSVFRFSVGTRISRNSFLHSLVEILYARTTTEFKRGTFRVKGDTVDIFPAYLDEAYRVSFFGDDIEELSLIDPVTGKTLDKMEDMAVYPANLFVTPKDRFTSSIWGIQEELEVRKTQLINDGHLLEAKRLEERVTFDIEMMKELGYCSGIENYSRFFDGRSPGMRPFCLLDYFADDYLMVIDESHVTVPQIRAMYGGDRSRKMSLVEYGFRLPSALDNRPLNFDEFENLAPQTIYVSATPADYELQKTEGVVIEQVIRPTGLLDPLIQVKPAVNQVDDLLDEIDKTIKMGDRVLVTTLTKRMAEELTKYMDRLNIKCRYIHSEVKTLERVEILRGLRLGEFDVLIGINLLREGLDLPEVSLVAILDADKEGFLRSDRALIQTIGRAARNDRGRVIMYADRITDSMERTISETNRRRDRQIAYNLEHGITPKTVGKSREAILEQTSVLDFSGNATRAKAYVEVDEVSMAADPIVQFMSKAEMQKSIDKTRKDMAKAAKEMDFLMAARLRDEMFAMEKVFEERFSKSATADHLK from the coding sequence ATGAAGTTTCAGCTCGTATCAGACTATAAGCCAACAGGAGACCAACCCAATGCCATTAGGCAATTGGTAGATGGAGTGAATAACGAAGAAAATTACCAGACACTTTTGGGCGTAACAGGATCGGGTAAAACCTTTACGATTGCCAATGTGATCGAGCAAACTCAAAAGCCAACGTTGATTTTAAGTCATAATAAAACATTGGCCGCACAGCTTTACGGAGAATTTAAACAGTTCTTTCCGGAAAATGCGGTCAATTATTTTGTTTCCTATTACGATTATTACCAGCCTGAGGCATTTATGCCCAGCACAAATACCTATATAGAAAAAGACCTGAGCATCAATGAAGAAATAGAAAAACTTAGATTACGGACCACCTCCGCTTTAATGTCCGGACGTAGAGACGTGATCGTAGTTTCCTCCATTTCCTGCATTTATGGTATGGGAAATCCAGAAGATTTCTCCAGATCGGTATTCCGATTCTCTGTGGGCACCAGAATTTCCAGAAATAGCTTCTTACACAGCCTGGTGGAAATTTTATATGCCAGAACAACCACCGAATTTAAAAGAGGTACCTTCCGTGTCAAAGGTGATACTGTAGATATTTTTCCTGCTTACCTCGATGAAGCCTACCGCGTTTCCTTTTTCGGTGATGACATTGAAGAATTGAGCCTGATTGATCCGGTAACCGGAAAAACATTGGATAAGATGGAAGATATGGCCGTTTATCCCGCCAATCTTTTCGTGACGCCAAAAGACCGTTTTACCTCCTCCATCTGGGGAATTCAGGAAGAACTGGAAGTCCGTAAGACACAGCTGATCAATGATGGCCACCTGTTAGAAGCAAAAAGGCTGGAAGAAAGAGTCACATTCGACATAGAAATGATGAAAGAACTCGGTTACTGTTCAGGAATTGAGAATTATTCGAGATTCTTTGACGGACGTTCTCCAGGAATGAGACCCTTCTGTTTGCTGGATTACTTCGCGGATGATTACTTAATGGTAATCGATGAGAGCCATGTGACGGTCCCTCAAATTCGCGCGATGTACGGCGGCGATAGGTCCCGTAAGATGTCGCTGGTAGAATATGGTTTTCGCCTGCCTTCCGCATTGGACAACAGGCCATTGAATTTTGATGAATTTGAAAACCTTGCGCCTCAAACGATCTACGTAAGTGCAACCCCCGCTGATTATGAATTGCAGAAAACTGAAGGGGTGGTGATTGAACAGGTGATTCGTCCTACTGGACTATTAGACCCATTAATTCAGGTGAAACCAGCAGTCAACCAGGTGGATGATCTGCTCGACGAGATCGATAAAACCATTAAAATGGGCGATAGGGTGCTGGTGACCACACTGACCAAAAGAATGGCAGAGGAACTCACCAAATATATGGACCGCCTAAATATCAAATGCCGTTACATCCACTCCGAAGTGAAAACTTTGGAAAGGGTAGAGATCCTGCGTGGTCTTCGCCTGGGAGAATTTGACGTATTGATCGGGATCAACTTACTAAGAGAAGGACTGGATTTACCGGAAGTATCTTTAGTGGCGATCTTAGATGCGGATAAAGAAGGTTTCTTACGCTCTGATCGTGCATTGATCCAAACCATCGGCAGGGCGGCACGTAACGACAGAGGGAGGGTAATCATGTATGCAGATCGCATCACTGACTCTATGGAAAGAACAATCAGTGAAACCAACAGACGCCGCGACCGACAAATTGCCTATAACCTCGAACACGGCATCACGCCAAAAACTGTCGGCAAAAGCAGGGAAGCAATCCTGGAGCAAACCTCCGTACTGGACTTCTCCGGAAATGCTACAAGAGCAAAAGCGTATGTGGAAGTAGATGAAGTGAGTATGGCCGCAGATCCGATTGTTCAGTTTATGAGCAAAGCTGAAATGCAGAAATCAATTGATAAAACGCGTAAAGATATGGCCAAAGCAGCCAAAGAAATGGACTTCCTCATGGCTGCAAGGCTTCGTGATGAGATGTTTGCCATGGAAAAAGTATTTGAAGAAAGATTTAGTAAATCAGCAACTGCTGATCATTTAAAATAA
- a CDS encoding DUF1648 domain-containing protein, whose amino-acid sequence MTSFKRPLIKLKLSLFDKIIEGIGFFLLMSLWLCVYFQYAGLPEYLPVHFNFSGAPNSFGHRSDIYSLPMVATALYILLTIVNNFPHYFNYLTSVTPENAHRQYTIATKLLRYLKVLVVVIFAMLISITIHY is encoded by the coding sequence ATGACCAGCTTCAAAAGACCCCTAATTAAGCTAAAGCTCTCTTTATTTGATAAAATAATTGAAGGAATAGGCTTTTTTCTGCTGATGAGTCTATGGTTATGTGTGTATTTTCAATATGCGGGATTGCCGGAATACCTCCCTGTTCACTTTAATTTTTCAGGAGCGCCGAATAGTTTTGGCCACCGATCAGACATATATAGTCTGCCGATGGTGGCCACTGCTCTTTATATTTTACTGACGATAGTCAACAATTTTCCTCATTATTTCAATTATTTAACTTCTGTTACCCCAGAAAACGCACATCGGCAATATACCATAGCGACAAAATTACTTAGATACTTAAAAGTTCTGGTTGTTGTTATCTTTGCAATGCTCATCAGCATTACTATACATTATTGA
- the upp gene encoding uracil phosphoribosyltransferase translates to MIFNLDKIDSIANVFLAELRDENIQKDTMRFRKNMERMGEFFAYEISKTLEYERKETQTPLGMAKTACLVEQPVLATILRAGIPLHQGLLNVFDQAESAFITAYRKVHKNGNFIVEVENIYSPDLNDKVVIIADPMLATGLSMVLCCKELLNRYRIKELHIVCAIASTEGINHLRANLPKAKLWFGAIDEEMTSKSYIVPGLGDAGDLAYGVKQ, encoded by the coding sequence ATGATTTTTAACCTAGACAAAATCGACTCCATTGCTAACGTTTTCCTTGCCGAACTTCGTGATGAAAACATTCAGAAAGACACCATGCGTTTCCGTAAAAATATGGAGCGGATGGGTGAGTTTTTCGCTTATGAAATCAGCAAGACACTGGAGTATGAGCGAAAGGAAACACAAACACCGCTAGGGATGGCAAAAACTGCCTGCCTGGTGGAACAGCCTGTATTGGCAACCATTTTAAGGGCCGGAATCCCCTTGCATCAAGGCTTATTGAATGTTTTTGATCAGGCAGAATCAGCTTTTATCACTGCTTACCGGAAAGTTCATAAAAATGGTAATTTTATAGTGGAGGTAGAGAATATCTATTCGCCGGATTTGAACGATAAAGTGGTGATTATAGCAGACCCAATGCTGGCGACAGGTCTGAGTATGGTGCTTTGCTGTAAAGAATTGTTGAACCGATACCGCATTAAAGAACTGCATATTGTATGCGCCATCGCCAGTACAGAAGGCATCAACCACCTGAGGGCCAATCTACCTAAGGCAAAATTATGGTTTGGTGCTATTGATGAAGAAATGACCAGTAAGTCTTATATTGTACCTGGATTAGGCGACGCAGGAGATCTTGCTTACGGCGTAAAACAGTAA